One window of the Chryseotalea sp. WA131a genome contains the following:
- a CDS encoding EamA family transporter — protein sequence MKENKNLLAYLALGAVCIIWGTTYLGLRIGVSQFPPFLFSIFRFLTAGPILIVLVLVSKKAAWPNKTVLFNQAISGLFMVTLGISVVGWSEMYISSGMAAIICSMMPIWTVLINVVVTKDEQPNWLIILGLVTGLTGIVMIFGEHLSEFSNSNYTTGIVLTFAANLCWAIGSIWIKKKNTDSNPFMNAGLQMLFGGIFLIPLSLLLDDYSRIQWNSSVIYSMAYMSLVGSVTAYACYSYAIKKLPMTLVSLYAYINPIVAVLLGWLVLNEKLNLRVGLAIALTIAGIYIVNKGYQLKVFKKTQATI from the coding sequence ATGAAAGAAAACAAAAACTTACTAGCTTACCTCGCACTTGGTGCCGTGTGCATTATTTGGGGAACCACCTACCTAGGTTTGCGCATTGGCGTTTCGCAGTTTCCGCCATTTCTCTTTTCCATTTTTAGATTTCTAACAGCCGGACCCATTTTAATTGTATTGGTTCTCGTTTCTAAAAAAGCAGCGTGGCCAAACAAAACAGTGTTGTTCAATCAAGCCATCAGCGGTTTGTTTATGGTAACGTTGGGCATCAGCGTGGTGGGTTGGTCAGAAATGTATATCTCTAGCGGTATGGCCGCCATCATCTGCTCGATGATGCCGATTTGGACGGTGCTTATCAATGTGGTTGTTACCAAAGATGAACAACCCAATTGGCTAATCATTTTAGGATTGGTGACAGGCCTTACAGGAATTGTGATGATTTTTGGCGAACACCTTTCTGAGTTTTCTAACTCAAATTATACCACTGGCATTGTGCTCACCTTCGCGGCCAATTTATGTTGGGCCATCGGTAGCATTTGGATCAAAAAGAAAAATACCGATAGCAATCCATTTATGAACGCAGGGTTGCAGATGCTCTTTGGCGGAATATTTTTAATTCCGTTGAGTTTATTGTTGGATGACTACAGCCGCATCCAATGGAACAGCTCCGTGATTTATTCCATGGCGTATATGTCGTTGGTGGGTTCGGTAACAGCGTACGCCTGTTATTCGTATGCTATTAAAAAATTACCAATGACATTGGTATCGCTCTACGCCTATATCAACCCGATTGTAGCTGTATTGCTTGGCTGGTTGGTTTTAAATGAAAAACTAAACCTTCGCGTTGGTTTGGCCATCGCACTCACCATTGCTGGGATTTACATTGTCAACAAAGGCTATCAGCTAAAAGTATTTAAAAAAACTCAAGCAACCATTTAA
- a CDS encoding PLP-dependent aminotransferase family protein — METELDIKPDHLYHEVAERIETLIEKQTLKLGDKLLSVRALSKEQGISLSTAFQAYYHLESKGLIEARPQSGYYVKFSPQNTFDLPTCCEPTNEVLPVTLDDMITSVYNDLRSTKITSFSVSAPDPSLLPTAKLKKSVMYSLNHEADHCLGYEHVQGNEQLRKQIARLSFNWGGALSEQDVIVTAGCMEALSLCLKAVTQPGDTVATESPTYYGIFRVMESLGLNVVEIPTNPVTGIDLDYLERAIPKFKIKACLFVANFNNPVGSCIPDEKKKQLVNMLAKKEIPLIEDDIYGEMFFGKTRPRTCKSFDKKGLVLHCGSFSKSLAPGYRIGWAVPGRFKDKVISLKRMNNISTNTLAQVSIAHFLQNGRYELHLRHLRKALHTQSLQYLQAITEYFPEDTKISRPQGGFVLWVEMNKKMDGYKLHKRALKHNIGIAPGQIFSMKGSQFSNYFRLSYGTPWNSKVEHGLKTIGELMGR, encoded by the coding sequence ATGGAAACAGAACTTGACATAAAACCCGACCATCTTTATCATGAAGTGGCGGAGCGTATTGAAACGCTCATCGAAAAGCAAACATTGAAGTTGGGTGACAAACTGCTGTCGGTGCGGGCGCTCAGCAAAGAGCAAGGCATTAGTTTGAGTACGGCTTTTCAAGCCTATTATCATTTAGAAAGCAAAGGTCTTATTGAAGCACGGCCGCAATCGGGTTATTACGTAAAGTTCTCGCCACAAAACACATTTGATTTGCCTACGTGCTGCGAGCCAACCAACGAAGTGCTGCCCGTAACACTCGATGATATGATTACGAGTGTGTACAACGATTTGCGTTCAACGAAGATCACTTCATTTTCGGTGAGTGCACCCGACCCAAGTTTGCTGCCCACTGCTAAATTGAAGAAGTCGGTGATGTATTCATTGAACCACGAGGCTGACCATTGCTTGGGGTATGAGCACGTGCAAGGCAACGAACAGCTTCGCAAGCAAATCGCGCGGCTGAGTTTTAATTGGGGTGGTGCCTTGAGCGAGCAAGATGTGATTGTAACCGCTGGCTGCATGGAGGCGCTGTCACTTTGTTTGAAAGCTGTGACACAACCGGGCGACACTGTGGCTACGGAAAGCCCCACGTACTATGGAATTTTTCGAGTGATGGAAAGTTTGGGATTGAACGTGGTGGAAATACCAACGAATCCGGTAACGGGCATCGACTTGGATTATTTGGAGCGTGCGATACCCAAATTTAAAATCAAGGCATGTTTGTTTGTGGCCAACTTCAACAACCCCGTGGGCAGTTGCATTCCCGATGAAAAGAAAAAGCAATTGGTGAACATGCTCGCCAAGAAGGAAATTCCTTTGATTGAAGATGATATTTATGGCGAAATGTTTTTTGGCAAAACACGGCCGCGCACCTGTAAATCATTTGATAAAAAAGGATTGGTGTTGCACTGTGGTTCGTTTTCAAAATCGTTGGCACCCGGTTACCGCATTGGGTGGGCGGTGCCGGGGCGGTTCAAAGATAAAGTGATCAGCCTCAAGCGCATGAACAATATTTCTACCAACACGTTGGCGCAAGTTTCCATTGCCCACTTTTTGCAAAACGGCCGCTATGAGTTGCACTTACGCCATTTGCGCAAAGCACTGCACACACAAAGTTTGCAATACCTGCAGGCCATCACAGAATATTTTCCGGAAGACACCAAAATCAGTCGGCCGCAAGGTGGCTTTGTGCTGTGGGTGGAGATGAACAAAAAAATGGACGGCTATAAATTGCACAAGCGTGCATTGAAGCACAACATCGGCATTGCCCCGGGGCAAATCTTTTCCATGAAAGGTTCTCAATTCTCCAACTACTTCCGTCTCAGCTACGGCACACCGTGGAATTCAAAGGTAGAGCACGGCTTGAAAACGATAGGGGAGTTGATGGGGAGGTGA
- a CDS encoding GNAT family N-acetyltransferase — MKIEKATLHHLDSLAVLFDHYRVFYKKESDVVSARNFLHERIEKNESVIFVSFDEANVMTGFTQLYPLFSSTRMKRLWLLNDLFVDERFRGKGFSIALIEKSKELCYQTGACGLLLETAKSNTIGNNLYPRTNFVLDEDHNYYSWDV; from the coding sequence ATGAAAATTGAAAAAGCCACTCTCCATCACCTAGATTCCCTAGCTGTTCTATTCGACCACTATCGTGTGTTCTACAAAAAAGAATCGGATGTGGTATCAGCTAGAAATTTCTTACACGAGCGAATCGAGAAAAACGAATCGGTGATTTTTGTTTCGTTTGACGAGGCGAACGTGATGACGGGCTTCACGCAACTCTACCCGTTGTTTTCTTCCACGCGCATGAAACGACTTTGGTTGTTGAATGACCTATTTGTGGACGAACGCTTTCGCGGAAAAGGTTTTTCGATTGCACTGATTGAAAAGTCTAAAGAGTTGTGTTACCAAACAGGCGCATGCGGCTTGCTATTGGAAACTGCCAAGAGCAATACGATTGGAAATAATTTGTATCCGCGCACTAATTTTGTTTTGGACGAAGACCACAATTATTATAGCTGGGATGTTTAA
- a CDS encoding PhzF family phenazine biosynthesis protein, with protein sequence MELKIYQVDAFAEKVFSGNPAAVCPLQEWLPAETMQNIAMENCLAETAFYVNEKEGLRIRWFTPTVEVDLCGHATLATAFVLFHHENYQGDKITFNSRSGPLTVAKSGDTLTLNFPIDSLKEVDSIPELEEGLGVKSLKTFKGKTDYMLVYENEDQIQHMSPDFKMIGKVEARGIIVTAKGKAVDFVSRFFGPQSGGDEDPVTGSAHTSLTPYWAKVLNKTEFTALQLSKRIGKLKCKLLGDRVEISGQAKLYLVGKIFIN encoded by the coding sequence ATGGAACTCAAAATCTATCAAGTAGACGCTTTCGCGGAAAAAGTTTTTTCAGGAAACCCTGCAGCCGTTTGCCCTTTGCAAGAATGGTTGCCAGCCGAAACAATGCAAAACATTGCCATGGAAAACTGTTTGGCCGAAACTGCATTTTACGTCAATGAAAAAGAGGGGCTTCGCATTCGATGGTTTACACCAACGGTGGAAGTTGACTTGTGTGGCCACGCTACATTGGCCACTGCCTTTGTTTTGTTTCATCACGAAAATTACCAAGGCGATAAAATTACCTTCAATTCACGGAGCGGGCCGTTGACAGTAGCAAAGTCTGGTGATACACTTACCTTAAATTTTCCTATCGATAGTTTGAAAGAAGTAGATTCCATTCCTGAATTGGAAGAAGGTCTTGGCGTGAAATCGCTAAAAACATTTAAAGGCAAAACCGATTACATGCTCGTGTATGAAAACGAAGACCAAATCCAACACATGAGCCCGGATTTTAAAATGATTGGAAAAGTGGAAGCACGGGGCATTATTGTGACCGCCAAAGGCAAAGCTGTTGATTTTGTCTCGCGGTTTTTTGGCCCTCAGTCGGGAGGTGATGAAGACCCCGTTACAGGTTCGGCTCACACATCACTCACACCGTACTGGGCAAAAGTGTTGAACAAAACAGAATTTACGGCACTGCAACTTTCCAAGCGAATTGGAAAACTGAAATGCAAATTGCTGGGCGATAGGGTGGAAATTAGCGGACAAGCGAAGTTGTATTTGGTTGGGAAGATTTTTATAAACTAA
- a CDS encoding DUF1572 family protein: MVLEELKKVFVKDLQKLKEEISLYKNETILWQVKPGITNSAGNLCLHVVGNLNHYIGTTLGNTGYVRHRDQEFALKDIPQQQLIKMVEETITMIEKVLPNIKDDSLAEEYPIVVFKDKMTTGYFLIHLVGHLGYHLGQINYHRRLLENSFT; the protein is encoded by the coding sequence ATGGTTTTGGAAGAACTAAAAAAAGTTTTCGTCAAAGACTTACAAAAGTTGAAAGAAGAAATTTCACTTTACAAAAATGAAACCATCCTTTGGCAAGTGAAGCCGGGCATTACCAACTCGGCCGGTAATTTATGTTTGCACGTGGTGGGCAACCTCAATCACTATATTGGCACAACGCTGGGCAACACGGGTTACGTTCGCCATCGCGACCAAGAATTTGCACTGAAAGATATTCCCCAGCAGCAATTGATAAAGATGGTAGAAGAGACCATTACCATGATCGAGAAGGTATTGCCAAATATCAAAGATGATTCATTAGCAGAGGAATATCCAATTGTTGTTTTTAAGGACAAGATGACCACTGGCTATTTTCTTATTCACTTGGTTGGGCATTTGGGCTATCACCTAGGTCAAATCAATTATCACAGGAGGTTATTGGAGAATAGCTTTACTTAA